DNA sequence from the Nitrospirae bacterium CG2_30_53_67 genome:
TGTCCTCCGATCCCCCGATCAAGTCGGAGGACAGGCCCGATCGGGGGATCGAAGGACAGACATTTTTGTCGCACATCCCCGCGGAACCATCTTGACTTGAATGTGCGCGATAGGGTATTTTACATGAATCTGAACAGCCGGAGGGAGACCTTAAGAACTCATTTGGGAGATGCCGCCGAGGATCAAACAAGGAACCAAGAGTGAATCAAGGAAACAAAAAACTTCGGAATCTACCCGCCGTTGAAACCGTCCTGAATGCCCCGGACATCCAGCAGGCGCTCAAGGAAACGCCGAGATGGCTGATCCTGGATGCCATACGGAGTGTCCTCAACCGGATCCGTGAGAAAATCCTCTCCGGATTTCCGATGTCCGATGAGGAAACCGGCCTGATGATGATCATTCCGCTCGTCATGGAGTCCATGAAGACCCTGGGGCGCTGCCGACTCCGGCCGGTGATCAACGCGACGGGCGTGGTCATCCATACCAATCTTGGCCGCTCGGTCCTATCCCAGGAGACCATGGACCATGTAGCGGAAGTCTCGTCCCGATATTCCAACTTGGAGTATGATCTTGAAACAGGGAGACGCGGCTCGCGCGAGAGCCACGTGGAAGAGATCCTCTGCCGGCTCTCCGGCAGCGAGTCGGCCCTGGTGGTCAACAACAATGCCGGCGCCGTACTCCTTGCGTTGAACACCCTGGCCGAGGACAAAGAGGTCATCGTTTCCAGGGGCCAGCTCGTGGAGATCGGCGGCTCATTCCGGATCCCTGACGTGATCAGGAAATCCGGCTGCACCCTGATCGAAGTGGGGACCACAAACAAGACCCACCCCAGGGATTACCGGAATGCCGTCAGCCCGAAAACCGCCTGCCTGCTCAGGGTCCATTTGAGCAACTTTGAAATGAAAGGGTTTGTCCTGGAGGTCTCCCGCAAAGAGATCAAGGAGATCGCCCTCGAATTCGACCTCCCGCTCGTGGAGGATCTGGGGAGCGGGAGCCTGATCGACCTCTCTGAATACGGATTAAAAAAGGAACCCACGGTGCAGGAATCCATTGACGAAGGTGTCGATCTGGTGACGTTCAGCGGGGATAAGCTTCTGGGCGGGCCGCAGGCCGGGATCTTGGCCGGCAAGAAAGCCATCCTCGACAAAATCAAAAAAAACCCGCTCACCAGGGCCCTGCGGGTCGATAAGATGACCCTTGCGGCCTTGGAATCGACCTTGCGGGAATGGATGGACCCAGGCCAAGCCCTGAAACGGATCCCCGCACTGAGAATGATGACCCTGCCGGCCGGCGAGCTGAAATTCAGGGCCGAAAAACTTTCGGCGATGATCCGATCCAGAATTGGAGACGCCCTGGTTATCGAGGTCGAGCAGGATGTCTCCGAGGTCGGCGGCGGCGCCTCACCGGAAGCCGCCATCCCGACTTGGGTGGTCTCCCTTTACTCATCGAAGGTTTCTGTAAACGAGATCGAAGAGTCCTTCCGCTTTGCCGATCCCCCGGTCATCGGACGGATTAGAAAAAACCGATTCATTCTGGACGTGAGAACGGTTCAGGACCATGACCTCGAGGAGATCGCCGTCGCAGCGGAAGAGGCCATGGGTGCAAAAGAGTAGCCGGATGTTTTTTATTTTATATCATTCATGGGAGTCTGGATCCTCCGTCCATATCCCGTGAAATTCTTGGGTTGAGGTCATGATTGAAGACAAAAAAATGCCCCTGACCGAACACCTGGTGGAACTCCGCTCCAGGCTGATCAAGATGACGATCTGCATCGTGGCCGCCTCAATCGTATGCTATATCTTCCGATTCCAAATCCTGGAGTTTGTCCAGGCGCCGATCAAGAAATCCATGAAAAACGAGCCGCTCAGGTATTTTTCCCTGATGGAACCCTTCCTTGTCCATATCAAGGTATCGGTCTACGCCGGTCTTTTCTTCTCGATCCCGGTCATCCTCTACCAGATGTGGATGTTTGTGGCGCCGGGGCTCCTGGAGAAAGAAAGAAAATATGTCCTGCCGTTTATCATCATGGGGAGCCTCTTCTTCCTGCTCGGCGCAGGCCTTTGCTACCTGGTCATCCTCCCCTATGGAACCGAGTTCTTTCTCAGCTTTGATCCCACACTTCAGTCCACCATCAATATTGCAAGCTATATCAGTTTCTATATCTCGATGACCCTGGTTTTCGGGTTCGTCTTCCAACTCCCCTTGATCATGGTCGTTCTGAGCAGAATCGGATTCGTGACCTCCCAGGGGCTGGCCAAAAAAAGAAGACACGCCATCGTCATCATCTTCATCGTGGCAGCGATCCTCACCCCTCCGGACCCGGTGAGCCAGACCTGTATGGCCATCCCTCTCGTCATCATGTACGAACTCAGCATCTATCTGACCCGGATCTTCGGAAGAAAGATCCCGGAAACCAAGAGCGCCGCACTCGAACGCCGGACATGACCGATCCGCTTCTTATTCTAACTTGCAATCAAGTTGAGACTTTTAATCCACGGCCCCAAGGACTCACAGTCGCGTACTCATACTTGAATTCCCGCACCAGCGCCAGGTTCACCATGGGCCTTAACGGCGCCGGCGCCCAGCAGGAACGGGGATCGCTCATCCGACCCAAGCGAGCCTCGTCCTGAAACATCAGACGAACCGGCAAATGGTTCTGGTTCTTCAGGCAGACGGCTTCCACAAGCTCCGGGAGTTTTTTTTAAACTCTTCTTGCGCAGCCTGTTTATGGAGAGGCAAAGGTCTGAATCACGTGAAGTTCATGCTGATAGGACATTTTCTGAACGCAAAGCTCAATAAACAGCAATATGCCTATCAGAAAAAGCTCGAGCAGATGGAAGAAAAACTAAGTCCTTCAATTCATAATTTCGATTACGAACCTATGAACTCAGGACTGAGTACTGAGTGAGCATTTAACCGGATCTTGCTACACAAAAATGTGTCACCATATTTACGAATCCAAGCACTAATCAACCGCACCAATAATCTGCTCCTGGAATATTGATTAGAAGTAATGATCTTGCAGTTATCTGTTTCGAGAATTCAGTATCCCGGGTCGAATTTTCAGGGTCTAACCGCCGCAACTGCATCCGCTTCCGCATTGCGAAGCGTCACCCTGATCGCAGGACGACATGCTGTTCAGCTCATCGATCTCTTCCTGAGAAGCCTTTCTGACGGATTTGATCACGATATCAAAGACCAAAGTCTTCCCGGATAGGGGATGGTTCAGGTCGATCTCCGCCATGTCCTGTTCGATAGCCGTCACCGCAAAGGTCACAGGCATCCCCTGGGGAGACCTGGATTGAAAGGTCATGCCGACCTTGAGCTCCAAATCCTCAGAGAAATGGCTGACCGGGACCTTCTGGATCAGTTCGGGAACATGCTCCCCATACCCATCTTCCGGCTGGATCACTGCCTGAAAAGAGTCGTTCTCTTCCCGGCCCATTAATTCCTTTTCCAAACCGGGGATGATCTGGTTATAGCCGCAGATGAACTCGATCGGTTCATCGGGCTTGGATTTGTCCACCACCTCCCCGGATTTGAGGCTCAGTTGATAATCCATAGTGACATGCGATTCTTTTTGAATTTTCATATTCTTTACCCTTTTTAAAAATATAATAAAAACATCCATCCCTTGAAGAACTAAGCGGTCCTATTCGTAAATATGGTGACGTACCGAGAGGGTCGTAGGGCGGGTTCATCAAGGCGCGCGACCGAGGCGTACCCCTCTGGTACACCGCAAGGAGCGGAACGCCGATGAGACCGCCCTACGGCACTCGAATGCCACCGTATTTACGAATAGGGCCACTAAGGCGCCCACCCATACACATGGATGGGCGCAGGCTATTTTATTTTTCCTGTTTTGTCAATTCTTTTAAATCCCCTGGGGTGTGCGACAAATTTATGGGTACACATCAGGATTACATATGTTTGTCATTGTCCGGTCCCCCGATCGAGTCGGGGAATGACACTCTTAGAGAAATATTTACCTATAAATTTGTCGCAGACCCAATCCCCGGCAAGAGATGCGCTGATCCGGCAGGGATTTTAAAAATGATTTTCATTAAACTGTGATTATACCTTGACGGGAGGGACCTGATCAGCTAATATCTTCTCGTCTTTCAGAATATCTGAAACAAATAACAAAGAAAGCCGGCAGGCCTCATCCGGCGCCTGGTGTTCCCGATAAGGTAAAAAACATGAAAATTTTCCCCAAGCAGGTCGATTTCTTTGAAATATTTGATCAAGCAGCGGATAATGTCAATGAGGCGTCCTCTCATCTCGTGGATCTTTTTGCCGATTTTTCCCTCCTGGAAGAAAAGATCAAAAAAATCTACGACCTCGAACAGAAAGGGGATACCCTGACGCACGAGGTCATGAAAAGGCTGAATATGACTTTCATCACGCCGATTGACCGGGAGGACATTCATACCCTGGCGGCCCGGCTGGACGATGTCCTGGACCTGATCTGGGGGGCCGTGGATCGGTTAAGCGTTTTCAGGATACAGGCCGGCACCCCGCAGGCCCTTGAACTGGCAAAGACGCTCCACAAGACCACCGAAGCCATTGTCCGGACCATCGGTTATCTCAAAGAAAAAAAATACTCCTTTGTCTCCGACACCTGTATTGAGATCAACCGGCTGGAAAACAAGGTGGACCGGATCTTCAGGGATGCCCTGGGACAACTCTTTGATGACATCAAGGACCCTTTGATGATCATCAAATGGAAAGAGATCTATGAACATCTTGAAGATGCATCGGACCGCTGCGAGGATGTGGCCAATATCCTCGAGAGCATCGTCTTAAAATATGCTTGAAGTTATTCTTATCATCGTGATTTTGGCCGTTCTCTTTGATATCAGCAACGGTTGGAATGACTCTGCCAATGCCATTGCCACGGTGGTCTCCACCCGGGTGCTCAGCCCTTTACAGGCAGTCATCCTCTCCGCCATCATGAATATCCTGGGGGCGTTTTCCTCCACGGCCGTGGCCAAGACCATCGGCTCCGGAATCGTGGCCCCGGATTCCGTCACCAATATCGTGGTGGGTTCGGCCCTGATCTCGAGCTTTCTCTGGAATGCGGCCATGACATTGATCGGGATGCCTGTGAGCGCCTCCCATGCACTGATCGGGAGCCTCATGGGCGCGGCCGTGGCCTTCAAGGGGATCGGGATTCTGGAGTATGCGGGACTGACCAAGATCTTTCTGGCGCTTTTAATTTCTCCGGTCTTGGGGATTCTGGGAGGCTTTTGCCTGATGAAGGCAATCCTTGCATTCTTCGGGACCCGCTCTCCTGGTAAAATCAACAAGGTCTTCGGCAGGCTTCAGCTCGTCTCATCCGCCTTTATGGCCTTTTCCCACGGTTCCAATGACGCCCAGAAGGTCATGGGGATCATCACCCTCTCTCTGGTCAGCGGGGGCTTCCTCCAGGCCCTTGAGGTTCCCTTCTGGGTCATCCTGGTCTGCGCCATGGCCATGGGGGTGGGGACGGCCATAGGAGGTTGGCGCGTGATCAAGACCCTCGGGGTGCAGATGCTGAAGCTCCAG
Encoded proteins:
- a CDS encoding anion permease, whose protein sequence is MLEVILIIVILAVLFDISNGWNDSANAIATVVSTRVLSPLQAVILSAIMNILGAFSSTAVAKTIGSGIVAPDSVTNIVVGSALISSFLWNAAMTLIGMPVSASHALIGSLMGAAVAFKGIGILEYAGLTKIFLALLISPVLGILGGFCLMKAILAFFGTRSPGKINKVFGRLQLVSSAFMAFSHGSNDAQKVMGIITLSLVSGGFLQALEVPFWVILVCAMAMGVGTAIGGWRVIKTLGVQMLKLQPVHGFAAETSASLIIIISSFFGLPVSTTHVISTSIMGVGATQRIRAVRWGVAGKIVLAWFFTLPMSILMAWLICKILLRIL
- a CDS encoding twin arginine-targeting protein translocase TatC; this translates as MIEDKKMPLTEHLVELRSRLIKMTICIVAASIVCYIFRFQILEFVQAPIKKSMKNEPLRYFSLMEPFLVHIKVSVYAGLFFSIPVILYQMWMFVAPGLLEKERKYVLPFIIMGSLFFLLGAGLCYLVILPYGTEFFLSFDPTLQSTINIASYISFYISMTLVFGFVFQLPLIMVVLSRIGFVTSQGLAKKRRHAIVIIFIVAAILTPPDPVSQTCMAIPLVIMYELSIYLTRIFGRKIPETKSAALERRT
- a CDS encoding L-seryl-tRNA(Sec) selenium transferase; translation: MNQGNKKLRNLPAVETVLNAPDIQQALKETPRWLILDAIRSVLNRIREKILSGFPMSDEETGLMMIIPLVMESMKTLGRCRLRPVINATGVVIHTNLGRSVLSQETMDHVAEVSSRYSNLEYDLETGRRGSRESHVEEILCRLSGSESALVVNNNAGAVLLALNTLAEDKEVIVSRGQLVEIGGSFRIPDVIRKSGCTLIEVGTTNKTHPRDYRNAVSPKTACLLRVHLSNFEMKGFVLEVSRKEIKEIALEFDLPLVEDLGSGSLIDLSEYGLKKEPTVQESIDEGVDLVTFSGDKLLGGPQAGILAGKKAILDKIKKNPLTRALRVDKMTLAALESTLREWMDPGQALKRIPALRMMTLPAGELKFRAEKLSAMIRSRIGDALVIEVEQDVSEVGGGASPEAAIPTWVVSLYSSKVSVNEIEESFRFADPPVIGRIRKNRFILDVRTVQDHDLEEIAVAAEEAMGAKE